In Gossypium hirsutum isolate 1008001.06 chromosome A10, Gossypium_hirsutum_v2.1, whole genome shotgun sequence, the DNA window gtttaaattctgGGTTTAtggggtttttaaaaaaaatattcctggatttaaaaaaaaaaaaagttcctgatttttcTTGTTTATGGATCTTCTTATCTGATATTGATAGAGAAAAGCAAAATTATTTGAgttgttttttataattttatgaggTTTGTTTTGGTTAACTTTGTATAATCTGATATATTGTTGGATTTGTTAATATGCAGTGAATTTGTAATTATACATGCCTGTCAGCCTTAAATATGGTGTTTAAGAAGAGATTAGATTATGGATTTAATACCTTCAACGTCCCAGATGTGCCCCGTGCCCCTCGATCTATTCGGGTATGTTTTGGTTTAGTCGTCCCAGTAGTTTTGATCATGTTGAATTTTGATCTAACTTAATGAGATGGTTGTTTTGGTTTCAGAGGAGGTGTAGGAGTAAGCGGGTAGTCGAGGACAGTCAGATTTGTGCATTCGAATTGTTAGCTTCTTTAGCCGGGAAACTATTGCAGGAGAGCGAAAGTTCGGCTTCTAGCAATGCATCAGAAGGACATGATCGTGTTTCCATAGGTAAAGATGTCGTTAAACAGGAAATTCAGTATGATGATGATGAAAAACCATTGAAAGTTGAATGTGTTGAGCAAGGAAGCTGTGACGCGAGTGCTGTTGCTTCTGAGTCGACTAATGAAAACAGTGATGATTTGAAGGAATTTAAACCTGCTGATTCCGTTTTGGATCGCGCTTCAATTAAGACACGGCCTGCTTGTTTGGAGCAAATGAGTGGCGATTTGAAGTCTGTAATTCGCAAAGGCAATGTAGCATATGGGAATTTTCATGATGATGGGGATCTCTGCTCTCCTGATCTCGGGGAGTTATGTGATGGTAAAAGCGAGAATGGGTTGAAACTAGAGCGGGATGCTAAGGGTTTAGAGACCGGGAAATCTAGCATTGCTAATACTTGCCCCTCAAAAGATCCAGTTGCATTGCCTATGACATATTCGGCTCCTGTTAATTCTAAACGAGATGTTAAATTGCCGTCTCGTGGGGACCGTATTCCTAATGCTTCTTTTTCAAGACATAGGAATGATATTAAGTTAGGTAGTAGAGATGATGATGAAAACTTTTCTAGGTTCAATAGACTTAGCTACAGGTTTAAGGCTTCTAGGCCTCCGACACGTATCGGAGATCGAAGGATAAGGAAGTTGCTGACATCCAAATATTGGAAAGTAGCTCCGAAGTTGAAGGATTTCGAACATTCTAAAGCCGGTTAGTAGTTTCACATTTATAGCATGGTTTAAATCTTAGTTGGATCTCATGAATATTCTTTACTGATTTTATGTTTCTTATATTTCTAGATGGAGGAATAAGGCCTCTTTATCGCAAGCGGAAGTCCTACTATAACTATGACAGATGTCAATACGAAACACACTACAAAAGAAGAAAGTTCTTTGACCGTAGCTCGATAGTAAATTCTGATGGAGGAATCAGTAGTGAAAGTGTTTGTAATTCACCCGAGAAGGTTGCTGATGGAGATAAGGGTAGTTCCGCGGCAATGTCACATGGAGGTGCTTCCCTTGTGCAAAATTACCTTATCAGTATTTCGTAATTTACGGATTTCAAGACTGGAATGTTAATTAGTCTTGCTAAACTTCTTTATTTTGCTCTCTAGCATGTGGGATACCCCCCTTGCTTACAGGTAACAAAGCATCTCACCAGTCCAAGGATTCTCATGGTATGGATAAATTCTTTTACCTAATGTTGTGCGTTATTTGTGAATGTTCTTTTACTGAAGTTTTGTTTTTGTACAGTGAAATTCAGCATTAAGTCCTTTAGAATTCCGGAACTTTATATCGAGGTGCCAGAAAGTGCAACTGTCGGTTCACTGAAGGTATAGACATGctgtgtttttttatattaaccACATAGTTGTATTTGGTTAATGCATAGTTGCTAACACTTTTTACAACCCTTGCTACTTAATCGTGAGTAGAGGACGGTAATGGAGGCAGTGACTGCCTTACTTGGAGGTGGAATTCGTGTTGGGGTACTACTTCAAGGGAAGAAGGTTCGAGATGACAGCCGAACTTTATTGCAGACTGGTATTTCCTGCGAAGAAAATCTGGATTCTCTTGGTTTCACTTTGGAGCCTGGTCCTGCGAAAGCTCCTCCGCCAGTGTGCTCGGAAGAACCACATCTTCTGATGTCATGTGAAAAAGGCCCTCAACAACTAACAAGGTAATTTTCGATGTTTCAAGATAGGTTGCTGTGAATCTTTGTTGTTTATACATTGGGTTTTACCTCTACCTTTGATAGTTTGATTAACTAGCGCTCCTTTTCCAGCCTTCCAGCCACTCCGGTTGTAGATACAGCGATTCCCGATGCCACACCTGACCCACTGTTACTAACCGATACAGCACATCCTGTGGATAGTAATCATGAACCGGTTTCCTCCCAAACTAACGTTCTAACTGATCAAAGTCTATCGGAGTCTAGAGCTATAGTTCCTGTTCCAGCAATGAATGTCGAGGCACTAGCTGTCATCCCTGCCAGCCCAAAAGTCCGAAAAACCGAACTTGCACAGCGTCGAACTAGGAGGCCGTTTTCAGTTTTAGAAGTAGAAGCATTGGTACAGGCAGTTGAGGAGCTTGGTACGGGGAGGTATGTTACTGTTCTATTGACACACTCCTTTTGCTTAAGAGGGTAAAACCAATTGTTTCCATTTGCAAATAGAAGAGTAtacgaatttaaaaataaattctttgGCCTTCTGCAGGTGGCGTGATATCAAACTGCGAGCTTTTGAGAATGCCGATCACCGAACTTACGTGGATTTGAAGGTAAATTCCCCGTGCATTCTACTTGTTCATTTATTTCTACTTTGAACAACAAGCATTAGGCTTTAATTAGTTCTTTTCGTTGCTAAGTCGATTTTGCCTGGATCCCGGACCTTAAATTTTTTATCCGACGGTGCAGGATAAATGGAAAACATTGGTTCACACGGCGAAAATTTCCCCACAGCAAAGACGAGGGGAGCCAGTACCACAGGAACTGTTGGACAGGGTATTAGCTGCTCATGCATACTGGTCTCAGCATCAAGCTAAACAACAAGGCAAGCAACAACCCGGAACTTTGAGGATCACTGACACCGAACCCGACAGAAACAGACTTGCAACAGTCCCAACCGTTCCGATGTAAAAAGGTAAACCATTGAccaagaacaagaagaaaaagaaaaaaatatgtacaaattTGATTGACATTGTTATGTAATATTCCTCACACTACTCACTTGATTCATTTCCCAGCCATTGACATTTTGTAAATGAATTCACGAAAAAAAATAAGATCGGTCTAACCGGAATTTTTACGGGTACATTTCATTGTCGGTTCATTTCGGGTTTATAGATTTGTAATtcaatttaggaaaaaaaaaagcaagaaaaatagagatttatttcatttttttgatagaaaatgtttttttctttgataatttttttgttgTACTTTCTGGGTAGGTTTACCAAACTATTTTGCTTTGCTTTCACATGAAAATGGTAGTTGGGGTTGAAGAATTGGTTGTCACGATCATAGCATGAtgaacatttaattaaaatttaaataaaccccaaatattttatttaatttaaatattgctACCTAActagtaaaatattattttaggatttttagggttttggatAAAGATTAATTTAGGGTTTGCTTTCATTGGGATTGGTGAATTTGATTTCCTATTTTAATAGTATATCTTTGTTCTATCTAATCTTCTAATCtttatttgggttaaattgttTAGTAAGTCCCTGGACTGTTATATGAAGAGTAAATtaatccattttctatcaaatggtaatcattcttttttttttttttcgtttttagtACTTGAAGTTGACAAAGGTAAAAGTTTGATAATATGGCTCTTCATGATTATGTCACGTCATcgcttaaaaattaaaaattttaattaatgatatgatataatctcaaaatgttacgtaattaaatcttaatagaATCAAGTTTAGGGAGTAAATTGAAACTTAATTGCCGAGGTTATCTATCAAAATGGACCCAAAAAAGTACATGTACCAACTGTACCTAATTATCAAATACAAGAACTAAAAATCATACAAACCCTTTAAAAAATGTATTGTTTCAATCTACATTTTAAAACGTGGCAAATCAACATTTAgtttacaatttatttatttatttgcttcaCAATTTAATTCATTAACAACTAAATTAATCATGtttataatagagggactaattttGTCAggttatttttaaactttttaattaGACATGTTGTTCAAGGTAAAACCTAATACTTCCAACACTGTTTTAGTTAGAAAAttctttaatgaattttttattttaaataatctcGATCATATCTATTTTTTCTCAGACAATATTTAAAACTATCTGTAGTCTCTTACCAActcaaaaatagaataaaaatgcGTTTCGGCGTACCCGAACACATGTCCTCCTATATTAACAACAATACCCATACTAATCAAACTTTTTTAATAGAGTTATTTAGTTAGACACTTTTAATAcatttattgtataaaactttaataatttcttaCATCTACGCAACAACTATATTAATATATTCTTAATTGACTCCAAATAATTGACTCAATTattgatatatatgtataatcTTTAAATAAGAATAAATTTTGGTTCCTCGTATACAGTCATATGGAGGTAGGTCATTCTTCCCTGCACGTTACACCATGTGAATAAATTGGGCAAAAATGTAtctataaaaagttaaaaatatttaatttaatttaattaaattattaaacatttgatttaattaattttttaatctaagTAATACAcggttcgctcaaatatcgatttaaaatttataataattaattctcAATGTAATCCACCCGAGTAGTCATGATAGTTGTAGAAGGAAAAAAGTCAAAACCTCTTACTTTCGTAGCAATTCAGTCTCTTGTAATCGAGACATGAGAGACGTAGGCATTATCATCTACGCaaccttaaatttaaaaaacatatgTACACACATGTATTATGTGATTTCTGTTAATAAATGTCCcaatatcttttattatttacaGTAATATCCTTCAAGACAACTATTAATTTTCTAATTAGAAATGGGTTCAGTTTTATCGATTCAGTATTAGTTTTATTAATATTGGTATTATTGACAATACATGAGAATGTGAGTTCGAGTGCATTAaaacgtattatcctcctatttaagggttggggctgggctatgggtagttctaagaTTACGTGATTGACAAAATAACCAGATAGTTACACGTGGCATGCCACgtcagtttttaaaattttaatctaactCTACGGTTAACAGTTGACATGCCACATGTACCTTATGCTAGTGTATAGAGATAATTTTTTAACGataaaaatagatgaattttttataaaaaaaccaatttactctttgatctaacatatatgAACTAATTAAcccaatttttaattaaaaatacaatccgataattaatacaaaaatctctataataatttatcaaatttaaatccataattaCTTAAATTAAGTATTAAAACACCCATATTTATCTCGTTTGTAATAATTAGAttacaaagattaaattgaatcCCAATTTTTCAAACTCGAATAGTTTATTATGGAGATTATTTTCACAGACACAAACAAAAATGTGCGTATATTCAATGAAAATTGGTATATTCTTCCAAAGTTTGGACCATATGTTGGTCCAATTATATTCAACCATTTTGGATGGACCTCGTTTGTATTTGATGGTGTTTCTCAATTATCAATATTGAATAATTTGATTATTCGTAATTTAATCTCTGTTAAATTCGAAAGTGAGCAGTTAATTAGGGATAATTAATAGCAACGTTATTATTTTTCgtcaattatacataatttagCCTTCTATGTTTATATATTCTGTATAAATGTTgtaaattaaatttgttaatcTAGGATCAAGTTGATAGAATGCGTAAATTTTGTAGGTTCAATTTGTTAAATCAAGACCAAATCCATAGTATGTGTAAGCTTTGAgggtaaattttgttattataccaataaaaaatatGCATAGTTGACGAAAATTAGTAATGTTGTGATTAATTATTCTTAACTActtactttcaaaattaattCGAATTAAATTGCTCTATTTTTTAGACTAACCAATTTGCTCAATATTGAAAACGAGAGAGATTGAAGAAGTCTTTTTACCTGTAATTTCGAATTTATtgataaaacatatattaatacaCAACACAAATACCAAATCAATTAAAACTAGAATAAACTTAATACATAGTATAATAGATTGAAAATTGAAATATCCGCGCCTAAATTATTATAAATCTAGACAAAACTCGAATTAAAAActtaaacccaaaatcttaaaatTCTTAAAACTTTGTATTACTGTTAAGCTAATATCGgccataattttaattttaaaaattgaaactcTATAATTGTGTTGTACCAAATTGAAAATTATCTCAATTTGTACAAAACAAGTCAGCCAAACAATCATAATGTTAATACCAAAAAAagaacaacaaaatttcaaaatgtgGCCCAAAATTGATAGATCATTAAGAATTGTGGGTCCAGGTCAGATTTAGTCCATAGTCACAGACATGGTAAGAAAAATTGGAAGACTGAATTTAAAATCTAGTCCTTATATCAATAATATTTGGGCccataaatttgtttttttttcagttATTTGGTCCTCAAATTTAATGACTAATTGACAATAAAGGAGGAGTTAAGCACTATAGTTCGACATCAAGCCTAGGACACAAACATAGGCAGGGGCAGAGCCAAGGAGCGTTGGCAGGAGCCATGGCCCCTTAAAAtacaaattttcatatttagttttttgtaattttaaaaaatttaaattaatatatggtaaaattacactttttccttaaaaaaaggaaaaaattgatttaatcctttaaaaattataaagatgtaggctattaaaatagtgaaatttcacttttctattgtaaaaatatacaatttaattcaggcccccttaaaaaattttctgacttcgcCTCTAAACACGAGTAAAAACATCATAGCAATTcttgtattatatttaaaattgtattttaaatttttatcaaaaaataaataaattaatttatatatgttgaataaatgagtaaaatatttttttattaaattgtacctttaattatatatatataaaaggtgtagtaataatttaatcatcaatttttatacttatatttaattTGACCCTTACAAATTTACTTTCTAACataaagattttttttctaaaaaaatacatttttatatttttaaatatttttcttaattataaaaacatttttagaataaacttgaatttttttatttttaatgtatttttatgaaagtatgaaatagAAAAGGTAAAGAATGATTAGAATATTTAGGAACAATATTTGATGCACTTTTGTTTTGGTGCATAAATCTCATGCACTATTAGTGAATAATAACATAATACGTcatcattaaattaaacaaaaaaatataaaagatatttttttttgaaaaaaaaagatgaaagacTTTTAAATAAacactaataaatttatttaaatatacttaaatattaatcataactattgtaaataaatattaatgacTCTCAGTTTAGGATCTTGGGTTTAATGTTTagagttttaatatttaattatatttaaataaagttattagtatttatttataagtcctccacagttttttgttttatttaatgatCATGTATCATATTATTATTCACCGATAGTGTAAGAGACTTCTGCATCGATAATGCATCAAATATTTTCCCAATTAAGTTAATCCATAAGTTTATGTTCATCgtgtttttttaataatctttttcataatttgcttttaatattttattttcttatttttttaactaaaattctTTTACATTTCTAATTCcttaaaagtttttttattaaaaatttgaaagacGTTCATGGTTGTCTCTgttctaatttttaaattatttactaatgtgacatataaaataaaatattgtcaTATCAATAATGAAATATTGAAGGTCAATTGACTCTAAATAAAGAATAgtggttaaattaaataaatatgctAATATcgagagttaaatttgttattatactttatatataGAACAATATGTTTTGCTCCTCCATCTACCCTAAAGGGATCAATTTGCtacattttttaaattagaaGACCAAATTGCCATATCAAATATAGTATAAGATTGCTATAGTACTTTTACTAATTAGAATCCTACTTTTAAACTTTGTATTGAAAATTGATAATATTAAGGCTAAATTATGCATATAGTCATctaactataatttttttattttattttgggcaccgaaaataaaaaggtttgcaATTGAAGTACTCATGCTACATAGTTTGGTCATTTTAGTTATTCTTGTTAAAATCACAAACGCCAAGCTAGCGTGACAGTTAAAAAATGGTCTGATAACAAATTAGCTCTctacttttacatattattttagtcagtaatttaaaaaaaattaaccctcaaaatttacaaatattttcaatttgaccttaattctaaaaaattcaaagaaatatataaaaatgcataaataatttaaaaaaatataataaatttaaaatttcaaaggaATTCTAAGGGTAGCCAAGTAAAGGctaataaaaatgataattttaaggCTAAATTTAAGGAAATCAAAAGGCTAATAGTAAGGTTAATTTTAAGGAAGTTCTAGTcaacataataaaaaattaaaaactatccAGTTTTCTAATTAGTAACATTGTTGGAAAAATTGGTTTAGAAAATGATTTTACAGTTATAACAGaagatttaaaaattttcaaaatcgagttattttgtgatatttataataataaacctTAACTAAATAGTACTTGTGCTTTGTGTGAGACAACCTAAAGTCAATCCTAACTTTTAATTGAACAAccttttatattatcattttagGTCAACCGGTACTCTCTATTATAAAGGGAAGTACAACAATCTTGGTTGAACAAGTcattgataaataatattatttaaatagaaagCACACTATAGTCTAATTGAGAGAGAGGAGGGCGGCACACCCTAGTTAATTTTACTATAGTTGTCACCCCTCATACTATGTATAAGGACTAACTGAGTCTCTCATGTATTGGATCCAATTATACGTGCTTCTTGAATTTTTGgctcaacactttataatttaaccaaacttaatatttattttctatttcctcaaataaatattattgatttagttaatttaaaattaatttctcaattaaaaaaaaattcttaactcaattctaatttcgttaaagtcataacaactttaccgtaaaagaatctaatAAATTACCTTATttataatgactaattaatttagtttcatttttgagcattgattatttaattataataaattaaataataattcgaaaaacCTTAAATTAGTTCTAAAGTTATTTTTGTACTCAGCGAGAAAACGCATATATTACAAATGCAACACATTTCTATTACTTCATCGTTTACATGCATTTCTATTCATTCTGTTTTACATTCAATTCATTTCTAACTTCAACGAGATAATAGAGGGActgattgaacatatataattaggactcaaaatagtttataattaagttttgacttttcaactattaattataaacttatttagtcataaAGTTATTCCACTAAAGTATTGGGATTGAGTTATCCCTAATTATATAACATTATAAAAGCTACTTAataagtgctcgtccaatgatctTGTTATAAATGAGATAAATTTGTTCTtccaatataatcctattttatctcacaataactattacatctttcttcataaaAAGTCAACTATTATTAGATactaattaagtcatttatcacaaagataaATGACCCATGATCATGTTTACtattcatctatcatgtaatgtcgatgagaaaatatcatttaccctttagttgggctatgaattccattattatgGAGTGATACTACATACTACAGAAATCGTACACCAaacgcaccagctttcggttccttatctatttaaactcatGCTTTCACTTgtatcaaagtatatgagtcacacatacaaAGCTCATCATCCACTCAGTATTaaagtatgtcacactatgaatgttacaaatgaataaatccataaatggatttaaaatttattatatttggtCTTATCTGATTTACTTTTAGTTCAGTCAATCACATCTAACTCTCTATCTTTTAGGAATCATCTTCTCTAATGCTCAATATAAagtatctccctaattggacttgataaacgaTATATTAGACATTCAAttagtttgtttatttttaactaGACTAATGAcatatttagattatctactaatataaatcGTCTTTCAGTATTACGATCtaaccacgtaataccacttaatattagttaaacgttaAATAATTAACAGGTCAATATTTGCTTGCACTTTACTTTGTGTGCAAAACtattgaggacaatataaaaagactattaatataatcaataaatattttataaaattaatttattcaaaaaaatacaaCTATACATCAACGAAAACattatactaaaaacattaaatccGAACAATAAACACTTTCTATCTAAAATACTTTTAGAAAACACTTTCCACATAAAAACATTTTTGTGCCACATCAACATAAAATCAGCCAAAATcccaaaatattttagaaatcGATATATATACCCATCATTTTGCCATtatttgttgttgttattattaattttgcatgGACAAACAAATTTGGTCCACAGTTCATTCTTTTTCTTACATGTCTTGTCTctcttgttttttaatttattttattatttaatgattttaGTGCTCAAAAGCCAACTTGGAAGAAAATGACCAATTGGAATTTTAAAATTGACTCTTTTAAGTTTTTCTTCTGATTTTGATGTCAACTAAAGTCGAATATTATATTACTTTACTTATATTTAATAATGTTGTTTCTCACGTGTCAGTGAAATTATTAGAATTTCTTTTTACAAGTCTCCTCTTATGATATTGGTTagataaaagaaatttaatatttcaaGTTTCGGGTTTTATTTTGCATAAATTATATATGagttatttttagatttattatatatatgtcgtattcaattttattaagatattaatttaaatatattttaattatcgaCTAATAATTATATcgtaaatgtaattttatttaagaTCGTATATTTTGACTTAACCAATAACTGTTTTTGAATTgttaaattctttaataaaagAGTTATTAGTAGTAATGGCTTTGGATCGGTTGGTTAGAGTGTTGATATAAGGATCAACTCGATGTTTAAGTGAGCTGTTCAAAATCggtaaaaatcaaaaattgagataaaaattgataattgaatcaattttgtaaattttttaaatttgtttatttattgttgAGCCTATGATCGAATAAGAATCGATAATTTAATTGGTTGAACCACAATTGGAtcattaaaagttttttttaaaagatattatTTTGTTAAGTTGTAAAGAATGATTAGAAAAATGGAATAAACCactttcaataataataaaataagtgatGCACTTTTTGTTTGAATACAACGATAAATTTAGTTTCTAAGGTCTTTTCGAGTTAGTTTCatcctcaatttttaaaatttagttaaattatttattttagatgaaAAGTGAATcggacttttaaaattttaacggtATTAATGTGGTCATTTGCATTATAAtccatgtaattcataaaaattcaattttttttaaaaaaatcaacaaatttcaaaaaattcataaaaacctTTAGAAAATTATCTATGTTAGCAATAAAGTATATCTAAAATTCCACATCAGCTGCCACATTaatgccattaaaattttaacagttctGTCAGTTTTCCTGTCTAAAAGCAAGCAATTTGACTAAATGTTGAAGGTTGTGACCCAATAAAGAATAATGGTCAAAATAGataaatgttaagggttaaatttatctttatgatttttattttatcaaattaagctatgattagcacttcgaaacaaaaatTATAATCCATTATTTCAccaattattttcattaaaattattaatttaatactaattaaGTTTTAGCTCAATTAACATCGGCATCCACATTATTGCTAATATAAGGTGACATAGCTTTAAACTTGCTAAAACGCTTTTATCTTTAGCTTTTATCTTTCTATTTAGAAGTTAAAAAATATTaccatttaataatattttttatttaataaaaaatgtttttttaaatattttatttgatctATGGATAAGTTTAATTCACCCAAAccagaattatataaaaaaatattctcaTTAATGTTTGCTTTTAACTGGTTACTGTAATTTCTAGTGAAAATATGGAaactttttttccaatttaaattgaagaaataaa includes these proteins:
- the LOC107930053 gene encoding telomere repeat-binding protein 3, with amino-acid sequence MVFKKRLDYGFNTFNVPDVPRAPRSIRRRCRSKRVVEDSQICAFELLASLAGKLLQESESSASSNASEGHDRVSIGKDVVKQEIQYDDDEKPLKVECVEQGSCDASAVASESTNENSDDLKEFKPADSVLDRASIKTRPACLEQMSGDLKSVIRKGNVAYGNFHDDGDLCSPDLGELCDGKSENGLKLERDAKGLETGKSSIANTCPSKDPVALPMTYSAPVNSKRDVKLPSRGDRIPNASFSRHRNDIKLGSRDDDENFSRFNRLSYRFKASRPPTRIGDRRIRKLLTSKYWKVAPKLKDFEHSKADGGIRPLYRKRKSYYNYDRCQYETHYKRRKFFDRSSIVNSDGGISSESVCNSPEKVADGDKGSSAAMSHGACGIPPLLTGNKASHQSKDSHVKFSIKSFRIPELYIEVPESATVGSLKRTVMEAVTALLGGGIRVGVLLQGKKVRDDSRTLLQTGISCEENLDSLGFTLEPGPAKAPPPVCSEEPHLLMSCEKGPQQLTSLPATPVVDTAIPDATPDPLLLTDTAHPVDSNHEPVSSQTNVLTDQSLSESRAIVPVPAMNVEALAVIPASPKVRKTELAQRRTRRPFSVLEVEALVQAVEELGTGRWRDIKLRAFENADHRTYVDLKDKWKTLVHTAKISPQQRRGEPVPQELLDRVLAAHAYWSQHQAKQQGKQQPGTLRITDTEPDRNRLATVPTVPM